Proteins encoded together in one Bombus vancouverensis nearcticus chromosome 14, iyBomVanc1_principal, whole genome shotgun sequence window:
- the LOC117158342 gene encoding uncharacterized protein LOC117158342 isoform X1, with the protein MCFVPGITFTNALKKVESIEMHDYFNMAYQDNANALQLHIKINSENLLPVSQKYNAGSLRIPADPSWPKIPQRKLTNDGDTIEPPCIVKLNGTPRSRTIVQTSLNQSPKSTVTKDSAYSSFHHQKTTSSMYTLRKFPGYVDPRFKNRVTNIKKNQVTSTESLQKEVDQSNITTFREHLHTEETEKLMPEREQTKIEKGQKLHEEREIKSTQNYKANHILDINKELQLEKTHYTKNSELKRQDYISEGGNKNEITEKDKCVKNVNSFEHISKSIVNDANTQVDISSMPVQESNGQLFFVLDKKLQSHPLSAITVPQEYVNQCYNVQLPILAMQVSTTGTSNVIQRCINHSEYQNQTKTPPVMKEESEHHIHSNQTQNKSKSLINNIEEKDIYERKNTLVVQSNALEENRKSCFTPDFPENSAVSEKLPNLNIQKEQQESSDSEYYIPDINKRNIHNNVFQCLKMRKMTCDASGEETTDSEIIRQRIIFKKEFIGTNESTKKGNNINTDAIHDNIKALAHNHDKVNYISKNTNQNQSLYQNYKIGICETKGRNKSEQYLSSKKNGCTRKLCRNSEPYITFKQKKTSAKFSRKARSYFQKNSHSALVDSDYTLVWPSCQYNKYKRNHTNIHKFSKYKARNMSQHFYSVPTHKRNTNTQISNVSNLIEQNYLQSNKHIDSRQEVTKSLSRTCLQREHYKYEISPRSNTGDKFERSKGISPKTQELLNKSYWEYYNRLRHKIKNTSSIEQQYSYNLTMDTPEERNKGKVNEVYDQELRSQLEVNPELQTLKQCTALSTMINKALDSNLESNIVQTEQLYINDNMKTSLNHIVSAQNSNTKKISHLDTDESVTNKVGCNGYKTNDKKFLELKSIIFFGGMMYILIIFLPMLYDYFYYEEYDDYYENLSYLELVVEYIFSSFKEAFGGVFNGLKQIFFYPHACKKCTNIT; encoded by the exons ATGTGTTTTGT tCCAGGAATTACTTTTACAAATGCTTTGAAAAAAGTGGAAAGTATTGAAATGCATGACTACTTCAATATGGCATATCAAGATAATGCAAATGCTCTGCAATTACACATAAAAA TAAACAGTGAAAATTTATTACCAGTTTCACAAAAGTACAATGCTGGATCATTACG TATACCAGCTGATCCTTCTTGGCCTAAAATACCGCAACGTAAATTAACTAATGATGGTGATACTATTGAACCTCCATGTATAGTCAAATTAAATGGAACTCCTAGGAGTCGTACTATAGTTCAAACGTCGTTAAATCA ATCTCCTAAATCTACAGTAACTAAAGATAGTGCATACTCTTCTTTTCATCATCAGAAAACTACTTCAAGTATGTACACTTTGAGAAAATTTCCTGGTTACGTCGATCCTCGTTTTAAAAA CAGAGTGACAAATATTAAGAAGAATCAAGTTACATCAACTGAATCATTACAGAAAGAAGTGGATCAATCTAATATTACTACTTTTAGAGAACATCTACATAcagaagaaacagaaaaattaaTGCCTGAGAG GGAACAAACTAAAATAGAGAAAGGACAAAAGCTTCATGAAGAAAGGGAAATTAAATCAACACAAAATTATAAGGCAAATCATATCCTTGATATTAATAAAGAATTACAATTAGAAAAAACTCATTACACAAAAAACTCAGAATTAAAAAGACAAGATTATATTTCAGAAGGtggtaataaaaatgaaattacagAAAAAGATAAATGTGTGAAGAATGTGAACTCTTTTGAACATATATCAAAATCAATAGTTAATGATGCAAATACTCAGGTGGACATCTCTTCTATGCCAGTACAA GAAAGTAATGGGCAGTTGTTTTTTGTGTTAGACAAAAAACTGCAATCACATCCTCTAAGTGCAATTACTGTTCCTCAAGAATATGTTAATCAATGCTATAATGTACAACTTCCAATTCTTGCAATGCAAGTATCTACTACAGGAACAAGTAATGTAATACAACGATGTATAAATCATTCGGAATACCAGAACCAAACCAAAACTCCACCTGTAATGAAGGAAGAATCTGAACACCATATTCATTCAAACCAGacacagaataaaagcaaaTCCCTCATTAAca ATATTGAAGAAAAGGATATCTATGAGAGAAAAAACACATTAGTGGTACAAAGTAATGCGcttgaagaaaatagaaaaagttgTTTCACACCAGACTTTCCAGAAAATTCAGCTGTTTCTGAAAAATTAccaaatttaaatattcagaaagAACAACAAGAATCTAGCGATTCCGAATATTATATTCccgatataaataaaagaaacataCATAATAATGTTTTCCAATgtttaaaaatgagaaaaatgacATGTGATGCAAGTGGTGAAGAAACAACAGATTCTGAAATTATTAGACaaagaattatatttaaaaaagaatttattggtacaaatgAATCCACAAAGAAaggtaataatattaatactgaCGCTATACATGATAATATCAAAGCTTTGGCTCACAATCATGATAAAGTAAATTATATATCAAAAAATACTAATCAAAATCAATCTTTAtatcaaaattacaaaatcGGTATCTGTGAGACAAAAGGTAGAAATAAATCCGAGCAATATTTATCTTCTAAAAAAAATGGATGTACCAGGAAACTTTGTCGCAATTCAGAACCATATATCACATTTAAACAAAAAAAGACATCAGCAAAATTTTCTAGGAAAGCTAGATcttattttcaaaagaattctCATTCAGCATTGGTAGATTCTGATTATACTTTAGTATGGCCTAGTTGTCAATATAACAAATACAAACGCAATCAtacaaatattcataaattcaGTAAGTATAAGGCAAGAAATATGAGTCAACATTTTTATTCTGTTCCTACACACAAACGAAATACGAATACACAAATTAGCAATGTCTCGAATCTTATTGAACAAAATTATTTGCAAAGCAATAAACATATAGATTCAAGGCAAGAAGTTACTAAAAGTTTATCACGGACATGTTTGCAAAGAGAACATTACAAGTATGAAATTTCTCCAAGATCAAATACAGGTGATAAATTTGAAAGATCAAAAGGTATTTCACCAAAAACCCAAGAATTGCTAAATAAAAGttactgggagtattataacaGATTGAGGCACAAAATAAAGAATACAAGCAGTATAGAACAGCAATATTCATATAATTTAACAATGGATACACCTGAAGAAAGAAATAAGGGGAAAGTAAATGAAGTATATGATCAGGAATTAAGAAGTCAATTAGAAGTAAATCCTGAACTTCAAACGTTAAAACAATGCACAGCTCTTTCTACTATGATTAATAAAGCATT AGACTCGAATCTTGAATCAAATATTGTGCAAACAGAACAATTATACATAAATGATAATATGAAAACATCATTAAATCATATAGTCAGTGCGCAAAATTCTAATACAAAGAAGATTTCACATTTAGATACAGATGAATCTGTTACTAATAAAGTAGGATGTAATGGGTATAAAACGaatgataaaaaatttttgGAACTTAAATCCATTA ttttttttgGTGGTATGATGtatattctaataatatttttaccAATGTTGTATGactatttttattacgaagaatACGATGACTACTACGAAAATTTAAGTTATTTGGAACTGGTAGTGGAATATATTTTCTCTTCATTTAAAGAAGCATTTGGAGGTGTATTCAATggtttaaaacaaatttttttttatcca CATGCATGTAAGAAATGCACCAATATCACATAA
- the LOC117158342 gene encoding uncharacterized protein LOC117158342 isoform X2 — translation MCFVPGITFTNALKKVESIEMHDYFNMAYQDNANALQLHIKINSENLLPVSQKYNAGSLRIPADPSWPKIPQRKLTNDGDTIEPPCIVKLNGTPRSRTIVQTSLNQSPKSTVTKDSAYSSFHHQKTTSSMYTLRKFPGYVDPRFKKVTNIKKNQVTSTESLQKEVDQSNITTFREHLHTEETEKLMPEREQTKIEKGQKLHEEREIKSTQNYKANHILDINKELQLEKTHYTKNSELKRQDYISEGGNKNEITEKDKCVKNVNSFEHISKSIVNDANTQVDISSMPVQESNGQLFFVLDKKLQSHPLSAITVPQEYVNQCYNVQLPILAMQVSTTGTSNVIQRCINHSEYQNQTKTPPVMKEESEHHIHSNQTQNKSKSLINNIEEKDIYERKNTLVVQSNALEENRKSCFTPDFPENSAVSEKLPNLNIQKEQQESSDSEYYIPDINKRNIHNNVFQCLKMRKMTCDASGEETTDSEIIRQRIIFKKEFIGTNESTKKGNNINTDAIHDNIKALAHNHDKVNYISKNTNQNQSLYQNYKIGICETKGRNKSEQYLSSKKNGCTRKLCRNSEPYITFKQKKTSAKFSRKARSYFQKNSHSALVDSDYTLVWPSCQYNKYKRNHTNIHKFSKYKARNMSQHFYSVPTHKRNTNTQISNVSNLIEQNYLQSNKHIDSRQEVTKSLSRTCLQREHYKYEISPRSNTGDKFERSKGISPKTQELLNKSYWEYYNRLRHKIKNTSSIEQQYSYNLTMDTPEERNKGKVNEVYDQELRSQLEVNPELQTLKQCTALSTMINKALDSNLESNIVQTEQLYINDNMKTSLNHIVSAQNSNTKKISHLDTDESVTNKVGCNGYKTNDKKFLELKSIIFFGGMMYILIIFLPMLYDYFYYEEYDDYYENLSYLELVVEYIFSSFKEAFGGVFNGLKQIFFYPHACKKCTNIT, via the exons ATGTGTTTTGT tCCAGGAATTACTTTTACAAATGCTTTGAAAAAAGTGGAAAGTATTGAAATGCATGACTACTTCAATATGGCATATCAAGATAATGCAAATGCTCTGCAATTACACATAAAAA TAAACAGTGAAAATTTATTACCAGTTTCACAAAAGTACAATGCTGGATCATTACG TATACCAGCTGATCCTTCTTGGCCTAAAATACCGCAACGTAAATTAACTAATGATGGTGATACTATTGAACCTCCATGTATAGTCAAATTAAATGGAACTCCTAGGAGTCGTACTATAGTTCAAACGTCGTTAAATCA ATCTCCTAAATCTACAGTAACTAAAGATAGTGCATACTCTTCTTTTCATCATCAGAAAACTACTTCAAGTATGTACACTTTGAGAAAATTTCCTGGTTACGTCGATCCTCGTTTTAAAAA AGTGACAAATATTAAGAAGAATCAAGTTACATCAACTGAATCATTACAGAAAGAAGTGGATCAATCTAATATTACTACTTTTAGAGAACATCTACATAcagaagaaacagaaaaattaaTGCCTGAGAG GGAACAAACTAAAATAGAGAAAGGACAAAAGCTTCATGAAGAAAGGGAAATTAAATCAACACAAAATTATAAGGCAAATCATATCCTTGATATTAATAAAGAATTACAATTAGAAAAAACTCATTACACAAAAAACTCAGAATTAAAAAGACAAGATTATATTTCAGAAGGtggtaataaaaatgaaattacagAAAAAGATAAATGTGTGAAGAATGTGAACTCTTTTGAACATATATCAAAATCAATAGTTAATGATGCAAATACTCAGGTGGACATCTCTTCTATGCCAGTACAA GAAAGTAATGGGCAGTTGTTTTTTGTGTTAGACAAAAAACTGCAATCACATCCTCTAAGTGCAATTACTGTTCCTCAAGAATATGTTAATCAATGCTATAATGTACAACTTCCAATTCTTGCAATGCAAGTATCTACTACAGGAACAAGTAATGTAATACAACGATGTATAAATCATTCGGAATACCAGAACCAAACCAAAACTCCACCTGTAATGAAGGAAGAATCTGAACACCATATTCATTCAAACCAGacacagaataaaagcaaaTCCCTCATTAAca ATATTGAAGAAAAGGATATCTATGAGAGAAAAAACACATTAGTGGTACAAAGTAATGCGcttgaagaaaatagaaaaagttgTTTCACACCAGACTTTCCAGAAAATTCAGCTGTTTCTGAAAAATTAccaaatttaaatattcagaaagAACAACAAGAATCTAGCGATTCCGAATATTATATTCccgatataaataaaagaaacataCATAATAATGTTTTCCAATgtttaaaaatgagaaaaatgacATGTGATGCAAGTGGTGAAGAAACAACAGATTCTGAAATTATTAGACaaagaattatatttaaaaaagaatttattggtacaaatgAATCCACAAAGAAaggtaataatattaatactgaCGCTATACATGATAATATCAAAGCTTTGGCTCACAATCATGATAAAGTAAATTATATATCAAAAAATACTAATCAAAATCAATCTTTAtatcaaaattacaaaatcGGTATCTGTGAGACAAAAGGTAGAAATAAATCCGAGCAATATTTATCTTCTAAAAAAAATGGATGTACCAGGAAACTTTGTCGCAATTCAGAACCATATATCACATTTAAACAAAAAAAGACATCAGCAAAATTTTCTAGGAAAGCTAGATcttattttcaaaagaattctCATTCAGCATTGGTAGATTCTGATTATACTTTAGTATGGCCTAGTTGTCAATATAACAAATACAAACGCAATCAtacaaatattcataaattcaGTAAGTATAAGGCAAGAAATATGAGTCAACATTTTTATTCTGTTCCTACACACAAACGAAATACGAATACACAAATTAGCAATGTCTCGAATCTTATTGAACAAAATTATTTGCAAAGCAATAAACATATAGATTCAAGGCAAGAAGTTACTAAAAGTTTATCACGGACATGTTTGCAAAGAGAACATTACAAGTATGAAATTTCTCCAAGATCAAATACAGGTGATAAATTTGAAAGATCAAAAGGTATTTCACCAAAAACCCAAGAATTGCTAAATAAAAGttactgggagtattataacaGATTGAGGCACAAAATAAAGAATACAAGCAGTATAGAACAGCAATATTCATATAATTTAACAATGGATACACCTGAAGAAAGAAATAAGGGGAAAGTAAATGAAGTATATGATCAGGAATTAAGAAGTCAATTAGAAGTAAATCCTGAACTTCAAACGTTAAAACAATGCACAGCTCTTTCTACTATGATTAATAAAGCATT AGACTCGAATCTTGAATCAAATATTGTGCAAACAGAACAATTATACATAAATGATAATATGAAAACATCATTAAATCATATAGTCAGTGCGCAAAATTCTAATACAAAGAAGATTTCACATTTAGATACAGATGAATCTGTTACTAATAAAGTAGGATGTAATGGGTATAAAACGaatgataaaaaatttttgGAACTTAAATCCATTA ttttttttgGTGGTATGATGtatattctaataatatttttaccAATGTTGTATGactatttttattacgaagaatACGATGACTACTACGAAAATTTAAGTTATTTGGAACTGGTAGTGGAATATATTTTCTCTTCATTTAAAGAAGCATTTGGAGGTGTATTCAATggtttaaaacaaatttttttttatcca CATGCATGTAAGAAATGCACCAATATCACATAA
- the LOC117158342 gene encoding uncharacterized protein LOC117158342 isoform X3 — protein sequence MHDYFNMAYQDNANALQLHIKINSENLLPVSQKYNAGSLRIPADPSWPKIPQRKLTNDGDTIEPPCIVKLNGTPRSRTIVQTSLNQSPKSTVTKDSAYSSFHHQKTTSSMYTLRKFPGYVDPRFKNRVTNIKKNQVTSTESLQKEVDQSNITTFREHLHTEETEKLMPEREQTKIEKGQKLHEEREIKSTQNYKANHILDINKELQLEKTHYTKNSELKRQDYISEGGNKNEITEKDKCVKNVNSFEHISKSIVNDANTQVDISSMPVQESNGQLFFVLDKKLQSHPLSAITVPQEYVNQCYNVQLPILAMQVSTTGTSNVIQRCINHSEYQNQTKTPPVMKEESEHHIHSNQTQNKSKSLINNIEEKDIYERKNTLVVQSNALEENRKSCFTPDFPENSAVSEKLPNLNIQKEQQESSDSEYYIPDINKRNIHNNVFQCLKMRKMTCDASGEETTDSEIIRQRIIFKKEFIGTNESTKKGNNINTDAIHDNIKALAHNHDKVNYISKNTNQNQSLYQNYKIGICETKGRNKSEQYLSSKKNGCTRKLCRNSEPYITFKQKKTSAKFSRKARSYFQKNSHSALVDSDYTLVWPSCQYNKYKRNHTNIHKFSKYKARNMSQHFYSVPTHKRNTNTQISNVSNLIEQNYLQSNKHIDSRQEVTKSLSRTCLQREHYKYEISPRSNTGDKFERSKGISPKTQELLNKSYWEYYNRLRHKIKNTSSIEQQYSYNLTMDTPEERNKGKVNEVYDQELRSQLEVNPELQTLKQCTALSTMINKALDSNLESNIVQTEQLYINDNMKTSLNHIVSAQNSNTKKISHLDTDESVTNKVGCNGYKTNDKKFLELKSIIFFGGMMYILIIFLPMLYDYFYYEEYDDYYENLSYLELVVEYIFSSFKEAFGGVFNGLKQIFFYPHACKKCTNIT from the exons ATGCATGACTACTTCAATATGGCATATCAAGATAATGCAAATGCTCTGCAATTACACATAAAAA TAAACAGTGAAAATTTATTACCAGTTTCACAAAAGTACAATGCTGGATCATTACG TATACCAGCTGATCCTTCTTGGCCTAAAATACCGCAACGTAAATTAACTAATGATGGTGATACTATTGAACCTCCATGTATAGTCAAATTAAATGGAACTCCTAGGAGTCGTACTATAGTTCAAACGTCGTTAAATCA ATCTCCTAAATCTACAGTAACTAAAGATAGTGCATACTCTTCTTTTCATCATCAGAAAACTACTTCAAGTATGTACACTTTGAGAAAATTTCCTGGTTACGTCGATCCTCGTTTTAAAAA CAGAGTGACAAATATTAAGAAGAATCAAGTTACATCAACTGAATCATTACAGAAAGAAGTGGATCAATCTAATATTACTACTTTTAGAGAACATCTACATAcagaagaaacagaaaaattaaTGCCTGAGAG GGAACAAACTAAAATAGAGAAAGGACAAAAGCTTCATGAAGAAAGGGAAATTAAATCAACACAAAATTATAAGGCAAATCATATCCTTGATATTAATAAAGAATTACAATTAGAAAAAACTCATTACACAAAAAACTCAGAATTAAAAAGACAAGATTATATTTCAGAAGGtggtaataaaaatgaaattacagAAAAAGATAAATGTGTGAAGAATGTGAACTCTTTTGAACATATATCAAAATCAATAGTTAATGATGCAAATACTCAGGTGGACATCTCTTCTATGCCAGTACAA GAAAGTAATGGGCAGTTGTTTTTTGTGTTAGACAAAAAACTGCAATCACATCCTCTAAGTGCAATTACTGTTCCTCAAGAATATGTTAATCAATGCTATAATGTACAACTTCCAATTCTTGCAATGCAAGTATCTACTACAGGAACAAGTAATGTAATACAACGATGTATAAATCATTCGGAATACCAGAACCAAACCAAAACTCCACCTGTAATGAAGGAAGAATCTGAACACCATATTCATTCAAACCAGacacagaataaaagcaaaTCCCTCATTAAca ATATTGAAGAAAAGGATATCTATGAGAGAAAAAACACATTAGTGGTACAAAGTAATGCGcttgaagaaaatagaaaaagttgTTTCACACCAGACTTTCCAGAAAATTCAGCTGTTTCTGAAAAATTAccaaatttaaatattcagaaagAACAACAAGAATCTAGCGATTCCGAATATTATATTCccgatataaataaaagaaacataCATAATAATGTTTTCCAATgtttaaaaatgagaaaaatgacATGTGATGCAAGTGGTGAAGAAACAACAGATTCTGAAATTATTAGACaaagaattatatttaaaaaagaatttattggtacaaatgAATCCACAAAGAAaggtaataatattaatactgaCGCTATACATGATAATATCAAAGCTTTGGCTCACAATCATGATAAAGTAAATTATATATCAAAAAATACTAATCAAAATCAATCTTTAtatcaaaattacaaaatcGGTATCTGTGAGACAAAAGGTAGAAATAAATCCGAGCAATATTTATCTTCTAAAAAAAATGGATGTACCAGGAAACTTTGTCGCAATTCAGAACCATATATCACATTTAAACAAAAAAAGACATCAGCAAAATTTTCTAGGAAAGCTAGATcttattttcaaaagaattctCATTCAGCATTGGTAGATTCTGATTATACTTTAGTATGGCCTAGTTGTCAATATAACAAATACAAACGCAATCAtacaaatattcataaattcaGTAAGTATAAGGCAAGAAATATGAGTCAACATTTTTATTCTGTTCCTACACACAAACGAAATACGAATACACAAATTAGCAATGTCTCGAATCTTATTGAACAAAATTATTTGCAAAGCAATAAACATATAGATTCAAGGCAAGAAGTTACTAAAAGTTTATCACGGACATGTTTGCAAAGAGAACATTACAAGTATGAAATTTCTCCAAGATCAAATACAGGTGATAAATTTGAAAGATCAAAAGGTATTTCACCAAAAACCCAAGAATTGCTAAATAAAAGttactgggagtattataacaGATTGAGGCACAAAATAAAGAATACAAGCAGTATAGAACAGCAATATTCATATAATTTAACAATGGATACACCTGAAGAAAGAAATAAGGGGAAAGTAAATGAAGTATATGATCAGGAATTAAGAAGTCAATTAGAAGTAAATCCTGAACTTCAAACGTTAAAACAATGCACAGCTCTTTCTACTATGATTAATAAAGCATT AGACTCGAATCTTGAATCAAATATTGTGCAAACAGAACAATTATACATAAATGATAATATGAAAACATCATTAAATCATATAGTCAGTGCGCAAAATTCTAATACAAAGAAGATTTCACATTTAGATACAGATGAATCTGTTACTAATAAAGTAGGATGTAATGGGTATAAAACGaatgataaaaaatttttgGAACTTAAATCCATTA ttttttttgGTGGTATGATGtatattctaataatatttttaccAATGTTGTATGactatttttattacgaagaatACGATGACTACTACGAAAATTTAAGTTATTTGGAACTGGTAGTGGAATATATTTTCTCTTCATTTAAAGAAGCATTTGGAGGTGTATTCAATggtttaaaacaaatttttttttatcca CATGCATGTAAGAAATGCACCAATATCACATAA
- the LOC117158342 gene encoding uncharacterized protein LOC117158342 isoform X4 translates to MYTLRKFPGYVDPRFKNRVTNIKKNQVTSTESLQKEVDQSNITTFREHLHTEETEKLMPEREQTKIEKGQKLHEEREIKSTQNYKANHILDINKELQLEKTHYTKNSELKRQDYISEGGNKNEITEKDKCVKNVNSFEHISKSIVNDANTQVDISSMPVQESNGQLFFVLDKKLQSHPLSAITVPQEYVNQCYNVQLPILAMQVSTTGTSNVIQRCINHSEYQNQTKTPPVMKEESEHHIHSNQTQNKSKSLINNIEEKDIYERKNTLVVQSNALEENRKSCFTPDFPENSAVSEKLPNLNIQKEQQESSDSEYYIPDINKRNIHNNVFQCLKMRKMTCDASGEETTDSEIIRQRIIFKKEFIGTNESTKKGNNINTDAIHDNIKALAHNHDKVNYISKNTNQNQSLYQNYKIGICETKGRNKSEQYLSSKKNGCTRKLCRNSEPYITFKQKKTSAKFSRKARSYFQKNSHSALVDSDYTLVWPSCQYNKYKRNHTNIHKFSKYKARNMSQHFYSVPTHKRNTNTQISNVSNLIEQNYLQSNKHIDSRQEVTKSLSRTCLQREHYKYEISPRSNTGDKFERSKGISPKTQELLNKSYWEYYNRLRHKIKNTSSIEQQYSYNLTMDTPEERNKGKVNEVYDQELRSQLEVNPELQTLKQCTALSTMINKALDSNLESNIVQTEQLYINDNMKTSLNHIVSAQNSNTKKISHLDTDESVTNKVGCNGYKTNDKKFLELKSIIFFGGMMYILIIFLPMLYDYFYYEEYDDYYENLSYLELVVEYIFSSFKEAFGGVFNGLKQIFFYPHACKKCTNIT, encoded by the exons ATGTACACTTTGAGAAAATTTCCTGGTTACGTCGATCCTCGTTTTAAAAA CAGAGTGACAAATATTAAGAAGAATCAAGTTACATCAACTGAATCATTACAGAAAGAAGTGGATCAATCTAATATTACTACTTTTAGAGAACATCTACATAcagaagaaacagaaaaattaaTGCCTGAGAG GGAACAAACTAAAATAGAGAAAGGACAAAAGCTTCATGAAGAAAGGGAAATTAAATCAACACAAAATTATAAGGCAAATCATATCCTTGATATTAATAAAGAATTACAATTAGAAAAAACTCATTACACAAAAAACTCAGAATTAAAAAGACAAGATTATATTTCAGAAGGtggtaataaaaatgaaattacagAAAAAGATAAATGTGTGAAGAATGTGAACTCTTTTGAACATATATCAAAATCAATAGTTAATGATGCAAATACTCAGGTGGACATCTCTTCTATGCCAGTACAA GAAAGTAATGGGCAGTTGTTTTTTGTGTTAGACAAAAAACTGCAATCACATCCTCTAAGTGCAATTACTGTTCCTCAAGAATATGTTAATCAATGCTATAATGTACAACTTCCAATTCTTGCAATGCAAGTATCTACTACAGGAACAAGTAATGTAATACAACGATGTATAAATCATTCGGAATACCAGAACCAAACCAAAACTCCACCTGTAATGAAGGAAGAATCTGAACACCATATTCATTCAAACCAGacacagaataaaagcaaaTCCCTCATTAAca ATATTGAAGAAAAGGATATCTATGAGAGAAAAAACACATTAGTGGTACAAAGTAATGCGcttgaagaaaatagaaaaagttgTTTCACACCAGACTTTCCAGAAAATTCAGCTGTTTCTGAAAAATTAccaaatttaaatattcagaaagAACAACAAGAATCTAGCGATTCCGAATATTATATTCccgatataaataaaagaaacataCATAATAATGTTTTCCAATgtttaaaaatgagaaaaatgacATGTGATGCAAGTGGTGAAGAAACAACAGATTCTGAAATTATTAGACaaagaattatatttaaaaaagaatttattggtacaaatgAATCCACAAAGAAaggtaataatattaatactgaCGCTATACATGATAATATCAAAGCTTTGGCTCACAATCATGATAAAGTAAATTATATATCAAAAAATACTAATCAAAATCAATCTTTAtatcaaaattacaaaatcGGTATCTGTGAGACAAAAGGTAGAAATAAATCCGAGCAATATTTATCTTCTAAAAAAAATGGATGTACCAGGAAACTTTGTCGCAATTCAGAACCATATATCACATTTAAACAAAAAAAGACATCAGCAAAATTTTCTAGGAAAGCTAGATcttattttcaaaagaattctCATTCAGCATTGGTAGATTCTGATTATACTTTAGTATGGCCTAGTTGTCAATATAACAAATACAAACGCAATCAtacaaatattcataaattcaGTAAGTATAAGGCAAGAAATATGAGTCAACATTTTTATTCTGTTCCTACACACAAACGAAATACGAATACACAAATTAGCAATGTCTCGAATCTTATTGAACAAAATTATTTGCAAAGCAATAAACATATAGATTCAAGGCAAGAAGTTACTAAAAGTTTATCACGGACATGTTTGCAAAGAGAACATTACAAGTATGAAATTTCTCCAAGATCAAATACAGGTGATAAATTTGAAAGATCAAAAGGTATTTCACCAAAAACCCAAGAATTGCTAAATAAAAGttactgggagtattataacaGATTGAGGCACAAAATAAAGAATACAAGCAGTATAGAACAGCAATATTCATATAATTTAACAATGGATACACCTGAAGAAAGAAATAAGGGGAAAGTAAATGAAGTATATGATCAGGAATTAAGAAGTCAATTAGAAGTAAATCCTGAACTTCAAACGTTAAAACAATGCACAGCTCTTTCTACTATGATTAATAAAGCATT AGACTCGAATCTTGAATCAAATATTGTGCAAACAGAACAATTATACATAAATGATAATATGAAAACATCATTAAATCATATAGTCAGTGCGCAAAATTCTAATACAAAGAAGATTTCACATTTAGATACAGATGAATCTGTTACTAATAAAGTAGGATGTAATGGGTATAAAACGaatgataaaaaatttttgGAACTTAAATCCATTA ttttttttgGTGGTATGATGtatattctaataatatttttaccAATGTTGTATGactatttttattacgaagaatACGATGACTACTACGAAAATTTAAGTTATTTGGAACTGGTAGTGGAATATATTTTCTCTTCATTTAAAGAAGCATTTGGAGGTGTATTCAATggtttaaaacaaatttttttttatcca CATGCATGTAAGAAATGCACCAATATCACATAA